The following is a genomic window from Sphingomonas sinipercae.
AGCTGCCCGGATGGAAGCGCTTGCAACCGGCTCCTGGCTGACCGCGGCAAGAGTGCGACGGGTCGCGCTCGTCGCAGGCATCGCCTCGATTGTCTCCTTGCTGTGGCTATTCGCCTTTGCGCACGGCACCCTCGATGCGATGGGCCGCCCGCTCGGCACGGACTTTTCGCAGGTCTGGACGGCGGGCACGATGGTGCTCGACGGCCGTGCCGCCGACGTCTGGTCTTGGCCCAAGCACTTTGCAGTGCAACAGCAGTTTCACCACAGCCGTGACGTGCCGCTCTACGGCTGGCATTACCCGCCGCCGTTCCTGCTGATCGCGGCCGCGCTGGCCAACCTGCCCTACATTCCGGCGCTGTTCGTGTGGCAGGCGGCAACGCTTGTCCCCCTGGCCTTGCTGCTCAAGCGGATGGTGCCGCGGCGGGAAACCCTGCTGCTCAGCCTCGCCGCGCCAGTCACCCTTATTTGCGTCACTCATGGCCACAACGGCTTTTTGACCGGCCTTCTGCTCGGCGGCGGCCTGCTATTGCTCGAACGCAAGCCGTTCGTGGCGGGCCTGCTGCTCGGTTGCCTGATCTACAAGCCGCAGCTTGCGCTCATCATCCCCCCGCTGCTCATCGTCACGCGCA
Proteins encoded in this region:
- a CDS encoding glycosyltransferase family 87 protein encodes the protein MEALATGSWLTAARVRRVALVAGIASIVSLLWLFAFAHGTLDAMGRPLGTDFSQVWTAGTMVLDGRAADVWSWPKHFAVQQQFHHSRDVPLYGWHYPPPFLLIAAALANLPYIPALFVWQAATLVPLALLLKRMVPRRETLLLSLAAPVTLICVTHGHNGFLTGLLLGGGLLLLERKPFVAGLLLGCLIYKPQLALIIPPLLIVTRNWRATGGAVTSASLLVVLTLALWGWPVWQAFLDSLPLTRTVVIEQGSTGWEKIMSPFAAIKAWGGTTAAAYGVQAILTAAALAAVVILAVRDNRDLRNAAVTAAALVATPYVLDYDFVVLGVGLAFLWRDGEKHGFLRWDRTLMALIWIAPLAARGIAAATTVPLGLITALLVLGISLRRSLLRASPSRHSRAAFAQ